From the Achromobacter xylosoxidans A8 genome, the window ACAGGCTCTTGATGGCCTTGATGACGTGTTCGATCACCAGCACGCTGATGCCGCTGTCGCGGACTTTGCGGATGACCTCGATGACTTCGTCGATCTCGACCAGGTTGAGCCCGGCCATGACCTCGTCGCACAGCAGCACCTTGGGCTGCATGGCCAGGGCCTTGGCCAGTTCCAGCCGCTTGCGGCCCGGGCCGCCCAGTTCTTCGGCGCGCTGCTCCGCCGCGCGGCCCAGCCCGACGAAGTCCAGGCAGGCGCGGGCCTGCTCGCGCGCCAGCGCCAGCTTTGGCTGGCCGCCGCCGTGGCCGAACAAGGCGCCCACCGCCACATTGTCCAGCACCGACAGGCCAGGAAAGGGCCGCATGATCTGGAAAGTCCGGCCTATGCCCAGGCGGGCGCGGCGATAGGCCGGCAATCCGCCTATCGGCCGGTCCTGATAGAAAATTTCGCCTGCGCTGGGCGCCAGCGGGCCGCTGATCAGACTGACCAGCGTGGTCTTGCCCGCGCCATTGGGACCGATCAGGCCCAGGATTTCGCCCTCGGTCAGCGTGAAGCTGACCTGGTTCACGGCCACTAGCCCGGCAAAGCGCCGGGTCACATTGCGCAGGTCCAGGATCGCGCTCATAGCCGGTGCGCCCGTATGTTGTCGATGAAGTAGCGCCAGCCCGACTTGCGCGCGTGCCGCAGCAAGTCCGCCAATCCGCGCGGCATCAGCACCACCGCCGCGACGATCACCGCGCCGAAGAACAGTCCCGCCACGCTGGTGATCTCGCTGGACAGCAGTTCGGAAATGGCCGACAGCGAGAACGCGCCCACTACCGGACCCAGCACGGTGCCCGCGCCGCCGAACACCGCCATGATGATCATCTTCACGTTCAGGCTGATGTCGAAGGCGCTTTCCGGATCGAGAAAGGTGATCCAGTAGGCATGGATGCCGCCGGCCAAGGCGCTGAACACCCCCGAGATCGCGAACGCCTCCACCTTGTACAGCGTGGTGTTCACGCCCATGACCGCCGCGCCTTCTTCGTTCTCGCGGATCGCGATCAGTCCGAAGCCGAAGCGGCTGCGCGTAAGCCAGGCGACGGTCAGCGTGGCCAGCGTCAGCAGGCCCAGGGAAAGTTCATAGAACAGCGGATCGTTGTTCAGCGGCTGCAGCACCAGGCCGATGTTCTGCCCGGCCAAGCCGATGTTGGAGACGATGGCCGTCATGACCTGCGCCAGCGCCAGGGTGGCGATGGCGAAGTAATGGCCGCGCAGCCGCAGCACCGGCACGCCCAGCAGCACGGCGAAGACCACCGCCAGCGCGGCGCCCAGCGCCAGCCCGGCCGCGAAGGGCAACTCCCACTGCGCCATGGCGATGGCCACGCCGTAGCTGCCCAGGCCGTAGAAGACCGAGTTGCCGAAGGACGCGTAGCCGGCGTACCCGCCGATGATGTTCCAGCCCTGGGCCAGCACGGCCAGCAGCAGGGTATTGATGCCGAACTGCACCAATACGTCCGAGCCATACCAGGGCACGCCGGCCAGCACGGCCAGCGCCAGCAATGCCAGCAGCAGGCGCGGCGCCTTCATGCCGCTCTGCCCAAGAGGCCGCTGGGCTTGGCCAGCAGCACCAGCACCAGGATGCCGAAGCTGGCCACGTCGGCGTAGGTGGGGCCGACGTACAAGGTAGTCAGCGATTCCACAATGCCCAGGAAAAGGCCGCCCACCATCACGCCCAGCGGGTTGTCCAATCCGCCGATGATGGAAATGGCGAAGCACTTTGCGGTCAGCGTGGCACCGATGTAGGGATTGATCTGCGAGACCGTGCCGTACAACCCGCCCGCCGCGCCCGCCAACGCCAGGCCCAGGCCGAAGGTCACCGCGTAGAGGTGGCGCGGCTCCACCCCATAAAGCCTGGCCGCCACCAGGTTCTGCGCGGTGGCGCGGATGGCGCGGCCCAGGCGGCTGTGCAGCAGGAACAGCCACATGCCCAGCGTGATCGCCAGCGCTACGCCGAAGGCGGCCAGCCGCGCCATGGGCAAGGTGACGGGACCCAGCGCGTAGCTGTCGCCGGCATAGGGAGGGTTGATGGTGCGGAAGTCGGCCGAGAATGCCAGCTGCGCCAGATAGGTCAGCACCACCTCCAGGCCGAAGGTGATGAGCAGCGTGTTGAACATGGGCGCGCGCACCACCAGGTTCAGCAGGCCGCGTTGCAGGGCGTAGCCCAGCAGGAACA encodes:
- a CDS encoding ABC transporter ATP-binding protein, with the protein product MSAILDLRNVTRRFAGLVAVNQVSFTLTEGEILGLIGPNGAGKTTLVSLISGPLAPSAGEIFYQDRPIGGLPAYRRARLGIGRTFQIMRPFPGLSVLDNVAVGALFGHGGGQPKLALAREQARACLDFVGLGRAAEQRAEELGGPGRKRLELAKALAMQPKVLLCDEVMAGLNLVEIDEVIEVIRKVRDSGISVLVIEHVIKAIKSLSDRLLVLHHGEKIADGAPDAVLADPAVVQAYLGKRRA
- a CDS encoding branched-chain amino acid ABC transporter permease; amino-acid sequence: MKAPRLLLALLALAVLAGVPWYGSDVLVQFGINTLLLAVLAQGWNIIGGYAGYASFGNSVFYGLGSYGVAIAMAQWELPFAAGLALGAALAVVFAVLLGVPVLRLRGHYFAIATLALAQVMTAIVSNIGLAGQNIGLVLQPLNNDPLFYELSLGLLTLATLTVAWLTRSRFGFGLIAIRENEEGAAVMGVNTTLYKVEAFAISGVFSALAGGIHAYWITFLDPESAFDISLNVKMIIMAVFGGAGTVLGPVVGAFSLSAISELLSSEITSVAGLFFGAVIVAAVVLMPRGLADLLRHARKSGWRYFIDNIRAHRL
- a CDS encoding branched-chain amino acid ABC transporter permease, giving the protein MDLLAQILVNGILLGGLYAVMAQGLALVWGVLNIVNLAHGAFIMLGAYASWYLYNDAGVDPFLGLPLTAAAMFLLGYALQRGLLNLVVRAPMFNTLLITFGLEVVLTYLAQLAFSADFRTINPPYAGDSYALGPVTLPMARLAAFGVALAITLGMWLFLLHSRLGRAIRATAQNLVAARLYGVEPRHLYAVTFGLGLALAGAAGGLYGTVSQINPYIGATLTAKCFAISIIGGLDNPLGVMVGGLFLGIVESLTTLYVGPTYADVASFGILVLVLLAKPSGLLGRAA